The following are encoded together in the Triticum dicoccoides isolate Atlit2015 ecotype Zavitan chromosome 6B, WEW_v2.0, whole genome shotgun sequence genome:
- the LOC119320891 gene encoding protein Rf1, mitochondrial-like, with translation MSRLQVRSYSSPVSSRAIDLLTELHGHMGFGTLRPELAHQLFDEMLGQPVPVSVRALNGLFAALARAPPSTACTDGPALAVDLFNHMARAGRRWMTAPTIHTYNILIDCCHRACHPDLGPAFFGCLLKTGVTTSPITYSSLFKCLCDMKRTEEALDILLHRIADDLPNVISYSVILKSFCDSGRSQLALDLLRVMAKKGGDRSPDVMSYNMVIDGFFKEGEVSKACDLFHEMIQQGVVPTEVTYSSIINALCKARAMDKAEVVLRHMVHNGVQPDVVTYTSLIKGYSTLGQLKEVARLLKVMRSQGVMPDIVTYTLVMDYLCKHGRIKEAEEIFYSMAVNGQKRDTVSYSIMLHGYAIEGSLVQMIDLCELMARDGVVPDLRCFNILINAYAKYGMMDAAMLFFKDMLKQGVKPNEFTCLTVISAFCKMGRMDDAMEKFNEMIDMGVPLDTEVYMCMVEGYFNLDDSIKAKEFITKLKNRDIHHRPRKGN, from the coding sequence ATGTCACGCCTTCAGGTCCGCTCTTACTCTAGCCCCGTTTCCTCACGCGCCATCGATCTGCTGACCGAACTCCACGGCCATATGGGCTTCGGGACGCTCAGGCCAGAGCTCGCGCACCAACTGTTCGACGAAATGTTGGGCCAACCTGTCCCAGTATCGGTGCGTGCACTCAACGGCTTATTTGCTGCACTCGCGCGTGCGCCGCCCTCAACCGCCTGCACTGATGGCCCTGCCCTCGCCGTTGATCTCTTCAACCATATGGCCCGAGCAGGCCGCCGCTGGATGACAGCACCCACCATTCACACCTACAACATACTAATTGACTGCTGCCACCGAGCATGCCACCCAGACCTAGGGCCCGCCTTCTTCGGCTGCCTCCTCAAGACAGGAGTCACAACGAGCCCCATTACCTACAGCAGCCTATTCAAGTGCCTCTGTGACATGAAGCGCACAGAGGAGGCTCTGGACATACTGCTCCATAGGATAGCCGACGACCTGCCTAATGTCATCTCCTACTCGGTGATTCTCAAGAGTTTCTGCGACAGTGGGAGGAGCCAGCTTGCGCTTGACCTGCTCCGGGTGATGGCCAAAAAAGGTGGTGACCGCTCTCCCGACGTGATGTCATACAACATGGTAATCGATGGCTTCTTTAAGGAGGGTGAAGTAAGCAAAGCATGCGATCTATTCCATGAAATGATACAACAGGGGGTAGTGCCTACTGAGGTGACATATAGCTCCATTATCAATGCGCTATGCAAAGCAAGAGCAATGGACAAAGCAGAGGTGGTCCTTCGACATATGGTTCATAATGGTGTCCAACCAGATGTTGTGACATATACTAGCCTGATCAAAGGATATTCAACTTTAGGCCAGTTAAAAGAAGTCGCTAGGTTGTTGAAAGTAATGAGAAGCCAAGGTGTTATGCCAGACATTGTTACCTATACCTTAGTCATGGACTACCTTTGCAAGCATGGAAGAATCAAAGAAGCTGAGGAAATATTTTATTCCATGGCCGTGAATGGCCAAAAACGAGATACGGTCTCATACTCTATTATGCTCCATGGGTACGCTATAGAAGGATCCCTTGTTCAAATGATTGATCTCTGTGAGCTGATGGCAAGAGATGGAGTTGTACCTGACCTCCGTTGTTTCAACATACTGATTAATGCATATGCTAAGTATGGCATGATGGATGCGGCCATGCTTTTCTTTAAAGACATGTTGAAGCAGGGTGTGAAGCCTAATGAATTCACTTGTTTAACTGTGATATCTGCATTTTGCAAGATGGGCAGGATGGATGATGCGATGGAAAAATTCAATGAGATGATTGATATGGGAGTACCACTTGACACAGAAGTTTACATGTGCATGGTTGAGGGTTATTTTAATCTTGATGATTCCATAAAAGCCAAGGAATTTATTACCAAATTGAAGAACAGGGATATTCATCATAGGCCGCGGAAAGGTAATTGA